GGCTGATGGAGAGATGTCGACCACTAGTCTGGTCTGGGCCAAAAGAGTTCATTATGGAGAGCAATTGGAAGGAAACATCATGGTTAAGATTGAATACGTTAAGTCAATGGACACAACTGCCGCCAGAGAAGACCATAACGGGGGTTAATTAATGTTAATCGAACTGAGAACGCATACGTCGCACGATGGATTATGGTTTTCGTCGCTCGGTCACGCGGTTGTGCTGAAAAGAATCGTTGATTGAagatgcagcagaaggaagatTGAGCACTATAGTTCCGTACTTGTGCTGACGCTCTTAAGAACCAACctcaccagcaacacacaagATGACGTGCCCAGTAGGTATTTCTGAAACCAAGAAGCGACCAAGCAGCAAATGATTCAATCAATTCCGGTAACCAATCCCCGCGAGATGCGGCTTAATTGGAGCGAATCATCGGTTCTTATCACTGTCGCCAGTCTCGAAAAGCGTACGTCATACACACAATGGGCTAAtgtgtcaccagcaccacgggaAAGCTTGCCAGCAAACGGATGGTCTACTCATCTCGTGGCTGTAACCAACCACGTGGAACGGTCTGCCGTGAGGACTGTACTGCCGTGGCGGCCAGTGATTCATTGTGTAGCATGCTCCGTACGGCCAGCTCCAATTAGTATCACGCGACCGACCATTGCCCAACATTTGATACAAAGCATGCAAACATCGAGACAGAGGAGGGCGCAGTGTTGGATAATGCCAGGGATTGTTTAAGAAGTTAATCGTTGAGCTTAGCGCGTCCGCTCCAAAGCACCCGCTCATTATCACTTCACAGTGGCAGCGCGGCCAATTGCCCAGACCAATTTAGGTGTTGACCGGGATTTCCGGGTCCCGGCAGACTGCAGTACCGTGACGCTTCCACGCTCTATCTGTCGCGTCACGAACACGGCGGCCATTACATGGTTACTTGGGCACGGCACCGACGCCAGTGCGCCTTTCGCGCGGTGAATCCGGAGCATTACACCGGTGATAGTAAGCGGGGGGTGCAATTCTATGGTCGAGAAACTCGGGGCTGTATGATGTCATTCTAACGCTCGACCTCGTCTCGTCCCGTTCCCGATAAGTTGTCGAGTCGATCAGCAACATGCTCCACTTTAATTGGAAGAAATTTCGGACAAGATaacgctggttgctggtgcctCCCTTGGTGACATCGTGACATGCCCGATGGACATGCACGGTTTCTCGATATGATTGTCTTTCAAAAACTTTCACCAACAGCCCTTGGGGGGGCCGCCTTGGAATGCGGAGTTTGCGGAGAcaaaccttccttccttccaacaAAGCAGTACAAAAAGCATTTCGTCGTTCTGGGGGCTAACGAATCTGTACGATTCGATATGTCGACCGAGGTCGCACCCAGGTTGTttgtacagctgctgctgctgttgctgttgccgcttgTGAGGAACATTTGAGAGACAGAAATACAGAGACATTACTGTGAAAACACTtcgatgggtgtgtgtgaagcgGGCGTACAGGGAAACAACAGATGAACAACCTTCTTCCAGCCAGAGGCCACCCAGCTCATTCCGGTGTTCGACGTTCATCTCCCAAACGTCCATACGGGCAGCCACGTTGGCAGCACCGACGATACGCGTACGATAAACGCTTTCGCGAGTGAAAATTTTGGAAACAATCGATGAAAAATCCATGTTGATTGCTTACCTCCGCCCCAAAGGAAAAGGTCAATatcttcattttccatttcccttcctTATCGCGATACAGCAACAATAGTgtacgaagcgaacgaacccgtgtgtgtgtgtgtgcgcgagttgATCCggaaaagtgaagtgaaagctGCCCCGGGCACTCCGCGAACATGGCAGCATCCAGTGGAAATTCGATTGAGATCGGACATTCGGACCAGGTAatttttggttgtaaagaagGAAAGTCGAGAGGggggcggggtgggggggaacaATTTCATAATAAACCACCCCACTGGGAGATGTGGAAGTAAAGCACGCGAATGGATCATGTTAAATCATGCATAGAAGACTTATGCTGATACCAGGGCATGGCCATCTGAGAAAATCCGGACTAAATGCGATGTTATATGTAGGATAATTTATGGATGGAGTCACGGGAGTGGCAAGAAGAGTggctgaaagtgaaacaactCCAGAGAGCGGTTAAAATTTGCTGGCCCTGCAACGGGGCCAACTTAGTGACACTCCGTAACGCCGATGTGACGTAAcaaccccccatccccttccccccttgccactggactggacgtgAAATGCGTGATCGGATCGAACCTTCCCCGGTTGCGCCCggttgatgtttgttttttcaatttacttcGGACACTTTTTTCATGCACTTCATGCGAGTCGTAATCGGGTTAATGTGCTCTTCGCACCCTTTCCGATGTCGGTCAATCGGCCGGCTTAGGAATGTGCTCCGTGCACACTGGATTGCATAAAACAGATTCCCGGTCAGGTGCGAGCGCTGAATACTAAGTAGCATCGCAACATCTGCCTTTCGCAATCGCGagcgatcgaccgatcgcaAACCCAAGGCTTTGTTGAGTTAGATCAAGATCATCAGAGGCTTTCTCCTATGCGCGTGATCATCAAacaattagttttttttttttaattgccaTCGATCAGCGGCCGTCTATCGTCCATCCTTCGGAAGTGTGGCgtggtcgatcggtcgtcACTTAATTATATCATAATTCTTTCCTACTTCCCTGACAAAGCCAGTTCGTTCCACCTGTTTGGTGGAGCCattttggggaggggaggaaaggtGCGTGCAGCACGAGCGGATCGAGCGCAGCTGACTGGTTTTTCGGAACGTGGCCGGTTCGCGATGACGGTTAGCTAACACGCGATCAGCGggccgcgatcgcgaacgtaACTCAAGGCTCATTAGTCGTGCCTGGGCTTGGTCTGCAATCatggccggtgctgctggacacCAGAGCTTATATGAACCTAGGAAGTGTATTTAATGCTGAATAAACATAAGGCTGCTTACGTTGGCTACCCAACGGTTTCCAAGACCATTCTTTGGGGAGCGTTGCGAAGCCTCGAAGAAATCTCGTTGGCCAACATGTTGGTGCTTATCGCGCTGTTCGCCGTTAAGTAGATTGATAAAATGAAGGACCCCAGAGAGGACACTCTCGAAACAATTGCCTCGCGATACGCACGCCGAATTGACCAATTAGATCATTAAATGTTCGCGACAGCGACACACTATCAAACTCATCCAATCGATAACAatactcgacgacgacgatgagagcGAATTTTACAGCGAATCCATCATCGAGGCTGATAAGAGTGCAGAAGAGGACACATGAcacagaggggggggggggggggggggggggtgcgaaTGGGATAATCAAGATAAGTGTCTATTGACTTCGAGTGGCCACGGGATAAGGCAATTGACGTGTTTGTCAGCTCAACCAAAGATGAATGAGCGATATCGTCGAGTCATGATGATCGAGTGTGAAGCGACTAAtctggggattttttttgtgtttttcccaATCATTCCCAACACAGGAACTGGTCGGTTCGGGAAAGAGTAGCCTACGGCGGTATATGCTACTCGGCACCCTCGCCCTCATCCTTACCGTTATCGCCGTCGGTTTGGTGGTAATGCTGACGGCTGCTAATGATGAAGGAAGCAGCTCACCGGAAACCTCACCCATCGTGGCAACGGGAGATCCCATCACACTCGAGGATATTCTGATGGGAAGACTGTCGGCCAATGGGTTCACGGGTACGTGGACTTCGAACGGTAAGATCATTTACCGGGATGATCTCGGTTCGGTGATGCTGTACGATCCGGAACAGAACGATGCGAAGACACTGCTCGGACCGGCGCACGAGCAGCTGTTGCAGGGTTTCAAGTTTGACTTCTCACCGGACGGGAACTATCTGCTGGTGGCCCGCGGTTACAGTAAGATCTTCCGCCATAGTTTTCTGGCTATTTACGACATTGTTGAGCTGAGCACGAGACGCATCATCCCGGTGAATGTTGGTGGCGCAAGGGTAAGTTGGTTGGTGCGCCAATCTCGCCGaataaaacattaacgccGTAACGTTAACGGAATGCTTTACCGTCGTTTACAGCGCCCTCTGAATCTGGTCGAATGGGgtccaaccaaccactcgttcgtgtttgtgttcgaGAACAATCTGTACTACCGCCAATCACCGGAAGCGACCGAGATCCAGATAACGACCGATGGCAGCCCGAGCGTGTACAATGGTATCCCGGACTGGGTGTACGAGGAGGAAGTGTTCTCAACCAACATCGCCACGTGGTTCTCACCGGATGGTCGCCAGATTGCGTTTATTCGCTTCAACGATACCGAAACGCCGCTCATGAAGATCCCGATTTATGGACCACCGGGCAACCCGGACTATCAGTATCCGCACGAGCTGTCCCTGCACTACCCGAAGGTTGGTACGAAGAACCCGATTGTCCATCTGTTCCAGTACGATCTGCGGGAGCGTAAGATGCAGGAGGTGGAACCACCGCGTGAGCTGGTGAATGCAAATCACGATCACATCATTACGAGTGTCGGTTGGTCCTCGTCCAGCGAGCGGCTCGTGACAATCTGGAAGAACCGAGTGCAGAACCATGCGATCCTGCGATCGTGCAAGCCAATGAACGGTTCCGCTGCGCCGGCCGATGACTGCGAGACGGTACACGAGATCAAACTAACCGACGGTTGGTTGGATCTGTTCAGTGCTCCCATGTTTAACGCTGCCGGAACACATTTCCTAGTGGTGGCCTCTCAGAGCCAGGGCACTGCCGGGGGTTTCAAGCACATTACCATGATCTCAACCACGGAACCGAGCTCGGCGGTGGCCCTCACCAAGGGACAGTTTGTTGTGCAGGATCTGCTCAAGTGGGATGCGGAAACGAACATGATCTTCTACACGGCCAACACGGAGGAGGAATCACACGTTCTGCACGTGTACGCCATCGAGGGACGGGTAGGTGCGGCGGATCCGCAGTGCCTGACCTGCGATGTGAGCGTTGGCGAGAAGCAGAGCTT
This sequence is a window from Anopheles darlingi chromosome 3, idAnoDarlMG_H_01, whole genome shotgun sequence. Protein-coding genes within it:
- the LOC125957468 gene encoding venom dipeptidyl peptidase 4 isoform X2, producing the protein MAASSGNSIEIGHSDQELVGSGKSSLRRYMLLGTLALILTVIAVGLVVMLTAANDEGSSSPETSPIVATGDPITLEDILMGRLSANGFTGTWTSNGKIIYRDDLGSVMLYDPEQNDAKTLLGPAHEQLLQGFKFDFSPDGNYLLVARGYSKIFRHSFLAIYDIVELSTRRIIPVNVGGARRPLNLVEWGPTNHSFVFVFENNLYYRQSPEATEIQITTDGSPSVYNGIPDWVYEEEVFSTNIATWFSPDGRQIAFIRFNDTETPLMKIPIYGPPGNPDYQYPHELSLHYPKVGTKNPIVHLFQYDLRERKMQEVEPPRELVNANHDHIITSVGWSSSSERLVTIWKNRVQNHAILRSCKPMNGSAAPADDCETVHEIKLTDGWLDLFSAPMFNAAGTHFLVVASQSQGTAGGFKHITMISTTEPSSAVALTKGQFVVQDLLKWDAETNMIFYTANTEEESHVLHVYAIEGRVGAADPQCLTCDVSVGEKQSFFNAQISPKVGNYLVLEARGPNIPWSHVFHWSVTEAKKVELKLIKAWESNTFLETMLKRKAVPKVEIHELELDNGFKAKALLLIPPGINTTSSALQYPMLVDVYGGPNSANVVGTWSIGWGTHLASNRSVVYAKIDGRGSGLRGDRLLYQIYRKLGTVEIEDQIAGARKLAEKLPYIDSKRVAIWGWSYGGYASAMALAQDTEHVFQCAASVAPVTDWSFYDSIYTERYMGLPKDDNQRGYEQSRLTAQYDRFRNRNYLLIHGTFDDNVHFQQAMQLSRALETHDIMFKQVSYPDEDHSLAGVRPHLYHTLGRFFSECLKLD
- the LOC125957468 gene encoding venom dipeptidyl peptidase 4 isoform X1; translation: MNRAARQTTTEYQRLATSDRVSDCSDSENEDTAIGAEASEDSDAPVAPGGRWRGGTIVDIDPLQGGRKIEMYQELVGSGKSSLRRYMLLGTLALILTVIAVGLVVMLTAANDEGSSSPETSPIVATGDPITLEDILMGRLSANGFTGTWTSNGKIIYRDDLGSVMLYDPEQNDAKTLLGPAHEQLLQGFKFDFSPDGNYLLVARGYSKIFRHSFLAIYDIVELSTRRIIPVNVGGARRPLNLVEWGPTNHSFVFVFENNLYYRQSPEATEIQITTDGSPSVYNGIPDWVYEEEVFSTNIATWFSPDGRQIAFIRFNDTETPLMKIPIYGPPGNPDYQYPHELSLHYPKVGTKNPIVHLFQYDLRERKMQEVEPPRELVNANHDHIITSVGWSSSSERLVTIWKNRVQNHAILRSCKPMNGSAAPADDCETVHEIKLTDGWLDLFSAPMFNAAGTHFLVVASQSQGTAGGFKHITMISTTEPSSAVALTKGQFVVQDLLKWDAETNMIFYTANTEEESHVLHVYAIEGRVGAADPQCLTCDVSVGEKQSFFNAQISPKVGNYLVLEARGPNIPWSHVFHWSVTEAKKVELKLIKAWESNTFLETMLKRKAVPKVEIHELELDNGFKAKALLLIPPGINTTSSALQYPMLVDVYGGPNSANVVGTWSIGWGTHLASNRSVVYAKIDGRGSGLRGDRLLYQIYRKLGTVEIEDQIAGARKLAEKLPYIDSKRVAIWGWSYGGYASAMALAQDTEHVFQCAASVAPVTDWSFYDSIYTERYMGLPKDDNQRGYEQSRLTAQYDRFRNRNYLLIHGTFDDNVHFQQAMQLSRALETHDIMFKQVSYPDEDHSLAGVRPHLYHTLGRFFSECLKLD